The following are from one region of the Halolamina litorea genome:
- a CDS encoding M20/M25/M40 family metallo-hydrolase, giving the protein MDMRDLTERLIEFETVGGDEAEAAAWTRERLDELGFETYEWEADAEELAAHHSFPDDPALIDTDGRPSVAGVLEFGDPDAGPTLVLNGHLDVVPADEDTWSSPPFEPTWGENDEGGETLTARGAVDMKAPVAACVFAALDVAERVEEADLNGRLVVEAVAGEEEGGIGAAAAALSNPYPFERDAAIVAEPTELTAVTAVEGTVMKRLEIPGRAAHAATRWRGEDPLPRFERIRAAFSELEAERGETVTHPLYEEYPVPWPIVIGIVEAGNWASSVASSLTAEMRFGVAPGETVDEVEAQYEAALQAVVDDDEWLSEHPPTFERFSIQFDSAEIDADEPIVRTLQAAMAETGLPETEPRGATYGADSRHYVAAGIPTVVFGPGTIEQAHFPDETIDWADVEQARETIGETAVQFLQS; this is encoded by the coding sequence ATGGATATGCGCGACCTCACCGAGCGGCTAATCGAGTTCGAGACCGTCGGTGGCGACGAAGCCGAGGCGGCAGCGTGGACCCGCGAGCGCCTCGACGAACTCGGGTTCGAGACCTACGAGTGGGAGGCCGACGCCGAGGAACTCGCGGCCCACCACTCCTTCCCCGACGACCCCGCGCTGATCGACACCGACGGCCGGCCGAGCGTCGCCGGCGTGCTGGAGTTCGGCGACCCCGACGCGGGGCCGACGCTCGTCCTCAACGGCCACCTCGACGTGGTGCCCGCCGACGAGGACACGTGGTCGTCGCCGCCGTTCGAGCCGACGTGGGGTGAGAACGACGAGGGCGGGGAGACCCTGACCGCCCGCGGCGCCGTCGACATGAAGGCCCCCGTCGCCGCCTGCGTGTTCGCCGCGCTGGACGTGGCCGAGCGGGTCGAGGAGGCCGACCTGAACGGCCGCCTCGTCGTCGAAGCCGTCGCCGGCGAGGAGGAGGGGGGTATCGGCGCCGCCGCCGCGGCGCTGTCGAACCCATACCCCTTCGAGCGCGACGCCGCCATCGTCGCCGAGCCGACCGAACTCACCGCCGTCACGGCCGTCGAGGGGACCGTGATGAAGCGCCTCGAGATACCGGGCCGGGCGGCTCACGCGGCCACGCGCTGGCGCGGCGAGGACCCGCTCCCGCGCTTCGAGCGCATCCGTGCGGCCTTTTCGGAGCTCGAAGCCGAGCGTGGCGAGACCGTCACCCACCCCCTGTACGAGGAGTACCCCGTCCCGTGGCCCATCGTCATCGGCATCGTCGAGGCCGGCAACTGGGCCTCCTCGGTCGCGAGTTCGCTGACCGCCGAGATGCGCTTCGGCGTCGCCCCCGGCGAGACCGTCGACGAAGTGGAGGCACAGTACGAGGCGGCCCTCCAAGCGGTCGTCGACGACGACGAGTGGCTCTCCGAGCACCCGCCGACGTTCGAACGGTTCAGCATCCAGTTCGACTCTGCCGAGATCGACGCCGACGAACCGATCGTTCGGACCCTACAGGCGGCGATGGCGGAGACCGGACTCCCAGAGACGGAGCCACGGGGCGCGACCTACGGCGCCGACTCCCGGCACTACGTCGCCGCCGGCATCCCGACGGTCGTGTTCGGCCCCGGAACGATCGAACAGGCCCACTTCCCCGACGAGACCATCGACTGGGCGGACGTGGAGCAGGCC
- a CDS encoding deoxyuridine 5'-triphosphate nucleotidohydrolase → MFRSGASVADDIDGADDDAVQPNGVDLTVAAVFEQTSPGYVGRDDKSVGDRSEVDPHGGDPPVYRLEPGDYVVRYGERLAVPEDSVGFVLPRSTLLRNSCTLNTAVWDAGYEGRGEGLLQVGHEIEIEQGARIGQFVVADADHEGTYDGAYQGEN, encoded by the coding sequence ATGTTCCGCTCCGGAGCCAGCGTCGCCGACGACATCGACGGCGCCGACGACGACGCGGTCCAGCCGAACGGCGTCGACCTCACCGTCGCCGCGGTGTTCGAACAGACCTCCCCCGGCTACGTCGGGCGCGACGACAAGTCGGTCGGCGACCGCTCGGAGGTCGACCCCCACGGCGGCGACCCGCCGGTCTACCGGCTCGAACCGGGCGATTACGTGGTCCGCTACGGCGAGCGACTCGCGGTGCCGGAGGACAGCGTCGGCTTCGTCCTCCCGCGCTCGACGCTCCTTCGGAACTCGTGTACCCTGAACACCGCGGTCTGGGACGCCGGCTACGAGGGCCGCGGCGAGGGGCTGTTGCAGGTGGGCCACGAGATCGAGATCGAGCAGGGCGCCCGGATCGGCCAGTTCGTCGTCGCCGACGCCGACCACGAGGGGACCTACGACGGGGCGTATCAAGGGGAGAACTGA
- a CDS encoding aconitate hydratase, with protein sequence MGKTITEKVLDDHLVEGELTPGEEIGIEIDQVLTQDTTGTMVWLQFEALGLDEVQTELAAQYCDHQTYQFDFKNTDDHRFLRSAAGTYGAHFSRPGNGICHNVHKENFAAPGKTLLGSDSHTPTPGGLGQLAIGAGGLDITVAMGGGAYYVDMPEVVNIRLEGELGEWASAKDVILELLRRLSVKGGVGKVFEYTGPGVETLSVPERTTITNMGTELGATSSIFGTDERTKEWLEEVDRPEDYVELQPDEDAEYADEIVVDLSEIEPLIAEPSMPDNVVPVREAAGQSVEQVMIGSCTNGAYEDILPAAKMLEGREVNKKTEMIIAPASKQASEMLAREGWTAELMAAGVNFSEATCGACIGIGHVPGSDTVSLRTFNRNFEGRSGIEDDSVFLCSPEVATAAAIKGEIIDPRDLADELGDLEDPGFEMGTGYDREDADLIAPDEAVDDELVKGPNIGDVPLKDPLQSNLKGEVLLRMDDNITTDHIIPATSDILKFRSNVPKLSEFTLSRVDDTFAQRALDADGGFLVAGENYGQGSSREHAALCPMYLGIEGVLAQSFARIHKANLFNFGLVPLTIDEDDYEKIEQGDDVQIVDDVGEGVRSGATEFTFRVNDEWEGTAHLDASEREREILAAGGKLSWTRQQYDESSGAAPADD encoded by the coding sequence ATGGGAAAGACAATCACGGAGAAAGTCCTTGACGATCACCTCGTCGAGGGCGAGCTGACCCCCGGCGAGGAGATCGGGATCGAGATCGATCAGGTGCTGACCCAGGACACCACCGGGACGATGGTGTGGCTGCAGTTCGAGGCGCTCGGCCTCGACGAGGTCCAGACCGAACTCGCCGCGCAGTACTGCGACCACCAGACCTACCAGTTCGACTTCAAGAACACCGACGACCACCGTTTCCTCCGCTCGGCGGCCGGTACCTACGGCGCGCACTTCTCTCGGCCCGGCAACGGTATCTGTCACAACGTCCACAAGGAGAACTTCGCCGCGCCCGGCAAGACGCTGCTCGGCTCGGACTCCCACACGCCCACGCCCGGTGGGCTGGGCCAGCTCGCGATCGGCGCGGGTGGCCTCGACATCACCGTCGCCATGGGCGGCGGCGCCTACTACGTCGACATGCCCGAGGTCGTCAACATCCGACTCGAGGGTGAACTCGGCGAGTGGGCTTCCGCGAAGGACGTGATCCTCGAACTGCTGCGACGCCTGAGCGTCAAGGGCGGCGTCGGCAAGGTGTTCGAGTACACCGGCCCCGGCGTGGAGACCCTCTCGGTGCCGGAGCGGACCACCATCACCAACATGGGGACCGAACTCGGCGCCACCTCCTCCATCTTCGGCACCGACGAGCGCACGAAGGAGTGGCTCGAGGAGGTCGACCGCCCCGAGGACTACGTCGAGCTCCAGCCCGACGAGGACGCCGAGTACGCCGACGAGATCGTCGTCGACCTCTCGGAGATCGAGCCCCTCATCGCCGAGCCGTCGATGCCCGACAACGTCGTGCCGGTCCGCGAGGCCGCGGGCCAGTCCGTCGAGCAGGTCATGATCGGCTCCTGTACCAACGGCGCCTACGAGGACATCCTCCCCGCCGCGAAGATGCTCGAGGGCCGCGAGGTCAACAAGAAGACCGAGATGATCATCGCGCCCGCCTCCAAGCAGGCCTCCGAGATGCTGGCCCGTGAGGGCTGGACGGCCGAACTGATGGCCGCCGGCGTGAACTTCTCCGAGGCGACCTGTGGTGCCTGTATCGGCATCGGCCACGTCCCCGGCAGCGACACCGTCTCGCTGCGTACCTTCAACCGCAACTTCGAGGGCCGCTCGGGCATCGAGGACGACTCCGTCTTCCTCTGCTCGCCGGAGGTCGCCACCGCCGCGGCGATCAAGGGCGAGATCATCGACCCGCGTGACCTCGCCGACGAACTCGGCGACCTCGAGGACCCCGGCTTCGAGATGGGGACCGGCTACGACCGCGAGGACGCCGACCTCATCGCCCCCGACGAGGCCGTCGACGACGAACTCGTCAAGGGCCCCAACATCGGCGACGTGCCGCTGAAGGACCCCCTTCAGTCGAACCTCAAGGGTGAGGTCCTCCTCCGGATGGACGACAACATCACGACCGACCACATCATCCCGGCGACGTCGGACATCCTGAAGTTCCGTTCGAACGTGCCCAAGCTCTCGGAGTTCACACTCTCGCGGGTCGACGACACGTTCGCCCAGCGCGCGCTGGACGCCGATGGCGGCTTCCTCGTCGCCGGCGAGAACTACGGACAGGGCTCCTCGCGTGAACACGCGGCCCTCTGTCCGATGTACCTCGGGATCGAGGGTGTGCTCGCACAGAGCTTTGCCCGCATCCACAAGGCAAACCTGTTCAACTTCGGCCTCGTCCCGCTGACGATCGACGAGGACGACTACGAGAAGATCGAGCAGGGCGACGACGTCCAGATCGTCGACGACGTGGGCGAGGGTGTCCGCTCGGGCGCGACCGAGTTCACCTTCCGCGTCAACGACGAGTGGGAGGGGACCGCCCACCTCGACGCCTCCGAGCGCGAGCGCGAGATCCTCGCGGCCGGTGGGAAGCTCTCCTGGACCCGCCAGCAGTACGACGAGAGCAGCGGCGCAGCGCCCGCCGACGACTGA
- the rimI gene encoding ribosomal protein S18-alanine N-acetyltransferase — protein sequence MTSSPHASDAEDLTIREAGQADLLAVFRIEKAVFPQPWPFASFEQFLGKPGFLVATEDGAVVGYAIADVTTSAGRDLGHLKDIAVHPTAQGRGIGRALLRRVLLSMAVAGASVVKLEVRESNDIAQSLYDDVGFERVRRVPGYYDDGEDAYVMVLDVADWRG from the coding sequence GTGACTTCCAGCCCCCACGCGTCGGATGCGGAGGACCTCACCATCCGCGAGGCGGGGCAAGCGGACCTGCTCGCGGTGTTCCGCATCGAGAAAGCGGTGTTCCCCCAGCCGTGGCCATTCGCGTCGTTCGAGCAGTTCCTCGGCAAGCCCGGCTTTCTGGTGGCGACCGAGGACGGCGCCGTAGTCGGATACGCCATCGCCGACGTGACGACGAGCGCGGGGCGGGACCTCGGCCACCTGAAGGACATCGCCGTCCACCCGACGGCACAGGGTCGCGGTATCGGCCGGGCGCTGTTGCGGCGCGTGTTGCTCTCGATGGCCGTCGCCGGCGCGAGTGTCGTCAAACTCGAAGTGCGGGAGAGCAACGATATCGCCCAGTCGCTATACGACGACGTGGGGTTCGAGCGCGTTCGACGGGTCCCCGGCTACTACGACGACGGCGAGGACGCGTACGTCATGGTGTTGGACGTGGCCGACTGGCGGGGTTAG
- a CDS encoding SCO family protein produces the protein MDRRTFIRSTGAAAAIGATAGCLDTVGLGGNSDVTLREPDRPFESEDVPYPAWGQQVADVTLPAPLAGGSLALQDPGKPTLLTFFYSHCQTVCPVLISTLRNVQAHAQSNDYAGEVAFAPVTFDPARDTADRLESYGEKMNVTTAEDGWQFLRPESESRAKTVVQEAFGVDFRRTEPEDMEMYMFAHTSLTLLVNADGYVERAYQTSSPNQQTIIEDLTTLREA, from the coding sequence ATGGATCGACGGACGTTCATCAGATCGACCGGCGCCGCCGCCGCCATCGGTGCAACGGCTGGCTGTCTCGACACCGTCGGGCTGGGGGGCAACTCCGACGTGACGCTGCGCGAGCCCGACCGCCCGTTCGAGAGCGAGGACGTTCCCTACCCCGCGTGGGGCCAGCAGGTCGCCGACGTGACGCTTCCCGCACCGCTCGCCGGTGGCTCACTGGCGCTTCAGGACCCCGGAAAGCCGACCCTGCTCACGTTTTTCTACTCCCACTGTCAGACCGTCTGTCCCGTCCTCATCAGCACGCTCCGGAACGTCCAGGCCCACGCCCAGTCGAACGACTACGCCGGCGAGGTAGCGTTCGCGCCGGTGACGTTCGACCCCGCCCGAGACACCGCTGACCGACTGGAGAGCTACGGCGAGAAGATGAACGTCACCACCGCCGAGGACGGCTGGCAGTTCCTCCGCCCGGAGTCCGAATCGCGGGCGAAGACGGTCGTCCAGGAAGCGTTCGGCGTCGACTTCCGGCGCACCGAGCCCGAGGACATGGAGATGTACATGTTCGCCCACACCTCGCTGACGCTGCTCGTCAACGCCGACGGCTACGTCGAACGGGCGTACCAGACCTCCTCCCCCAACCAGCAGACGATCATCGAGGACCTGACCACGCTGCGAGAGGCATGA
- a CDS encoding DUF5810 domain-containing protein, protein MGYSCPVCGAPQHDDEHLANHLAMTAMLHGEDHEAWLDDHVAEWSEHTPPELAAEIVDDAEEVDYDEATDARADIPTETTDSHDHAHDHSHADGSHPTEELADPAEVPDSGFIDEAAEAAVAEAREMTRKRRENAAGEDDGSPTRAAGEDDGSPTRAAGEDGRPEGSAPEEEDA, encoded by the coding sequence ATGGGATACAGCTGTCCGGTCTGTGGCGCGCCCCAGCACGACGACGAGCACCTGGCGAACCACCTCGCGATGACGGCGATGCTCCACGGCGAGGACCACGAAGCGTGGCTCGACGACCACGTCGCCGAGTGGAGCGAACACACCCCACCAGAACTCGCCGCGGAGATCGTCGACGACGCCGAGGAAGTCGACTACGACGAGGCCACCGACGCCCGCGCCGACATCCCCACCGAAACGACCGACAGCCACGACCACGCCCACGACCACAGCCACGCCGACGGGAGCCACCCGACCGAGGAGTTGGCCGACCCCGCCGAGGTCCCCGACTCCGGCTTCATCGACGAGGCCGCCGAAGCCGCCGTCGCCGAGGCCCGCGAGATGACCCGCAAACGGCGAGAGAACGCCGCCGGTGAGGACGACGGCTCACCGACGCGAGCAGCCGGTGAGGACGACGGCTCGCCGACGCGAGCAGCCGGCGAGGACGGCCGCCCGGAAGGGTCCGCGCCCGAGGAAGAGGACGCCTGA
- a CDS encoding DUF5809 family protein, which translates to MRTEGVFAPETRTEAADSFEAVGPAAQTVVRETAKAMEFDREEYDQRVTGEVVETARDALFASMLVVTVADRETYEEWVESHPDYEVHETGAENVDNVVWHASPATETVVAATFQSEPDAAVATLRRQAFGRIYRPMLKDDAGVTTE; encoded by the coding sequence ATGCGAACGGAAGGCGTCTTCGCCCCCGAAACCCGGACCGAGGCGGCCGACTCCTTCGAGGCTGTCGGCCCGGCAGCACAGACCGTCGTCCGAGAGACGGCCAAGGCCATGGAGTTCGACCGTGAGGAGTACGACCAACGCGTCACCGGCGAGGTCGTCGAGACCGCCCGCGACGCCCTCTTTGCCTCTATGCTGGTCGTCACCGTCGCCGACCGCGAGACCTACGAGGAGTGGGTCGAATCCCACCCCGACTACGAGGTCCACGAAACCGGCGCCGAGAACGTCGATAACGTCGTCTGGCACGCGTCGCCGGCCACCGAAACCGTCGTCGCGGCGACGTTCCAGTCCGAACCCGACGCCGCCGTCGCCACCCTCCGGCGACAGGCGTTCGGCCGGATCTACCGCCCGATGCTGAAAGACGACGCCGGCGTCACGACCGAGTAG
- a CDS encoding NUDIX hydrolase, protein MSDYPPEDGRRHESLPVPHPDWPVIESVPEYETGWFVGGYDLVEQPDGSRKRYYWAELPTAVVVTAVTDDQVLFVEQYRPTIRHEQLELPAGVVEAGESFTAAAQRELEEETGFHASSLSLMQEVWVATGLLRHKRAYVFAEGLEPTEQDLDDNEFLTPRSVPVDEAIPTVRSRPTNEATLQGLTLADEDGLL, encoded by the coding sequence GTGAGCGACTACCCGCCCGAGGACGGCCGCCGACACGAATCGCTGCCGGTCCCGCACCCCGACTGGCCCGTCATCGAGAGCGTCCCCGAGTACGAGACGGGCTGGTTCGTCGGCGGCTACGACCTGGTCGAACAGCCGGACGGTAGCCGGAAGCGCTACTACTGGGCTGAGCTCCCGACGGCGGTGGTGGTCACCGCCGTCACCGACGATCAGGTACTGTTCGTCGAGCAGTATCGACCGACGATCCGCCACGAACAGCTCGAACTCCCCGCCGGCGTCGTCGAGGCGGGGGAGTCGTTCACTGCTGCAGCCCAGCGAGAACTGGAGGAGGAGACCGGGTTCCACGCGTCGTCGCTCTCGCTCATGCAGGAGGTCTGGGTCGCCACGGGGCTGCTCAGACACAAGCGCGCCTACGTGTTCGCCGAGGGCCTCGAACCGACCGAACAGGACCTCGACGACAACGAGTTCCTCACGCCCCGCTCGGTGCCCGTCGACGAGGCCATCCCGACGGTCCGCTCGCGGCCGACCAACGAGGCCACCCTACAGGGGCTGACGCTGGCCGACGAGGACGGCCTGCTCTAA
- a CDS encoding rhodanese-like domain-containing protein, with the protein MDEISPERVADLLENDAPPTVVDIREPVAFRRGHIPGSENVPFRRLPEHVADLTDADHVVTVCPHGKSSVQAAKLIESYEGIDAPVESMAGGLSEWDGAIESGAEDGRAEPDEGPSAPF; encoded by the coding sequence ATGGACGAGATTTCGCCCGAGCGCGTCGCCGATCTGCTGGAAAACGACGCGCCGCCGACGGTCGTCGATATCCGCGAGCCAGTCGCGTTCCGTCGAGGTCACATCCCCGGCAGCGAGAACGTGCCGTTCCGTCGGCTCCCCGAGCACGTCGCCGACCTCACCGACGCCGACCACGTCGTCACCGTCTGTCCCCACGGGAAATCGAGCGTGCAGGCCGCGAAGCTGATCGAGTCCTACGAGGGGATCGACGCGCCCGTCGAGAGCATGGCCGGCGGGCTGAGTGAGTGGGACGGAGCGATAGAGTCGGGCGCGGAGGACGGCCGCGCCGAACCCGACGAGGGGCCGTCGGCGCCGTTCTAA